The Pseudoalteromonas rubra region GCTGCAGTAGTTGAGGAAGTCGTTGCTGCCGCCCAGTCTAATCCGGCCAATGAAAACGTGGTTGCTTTTACAGGGTTTGATTTTATTGGTGGCGGTTACAAAAACAGTGCCGCAACGCTGTTCATCACACAAAAACACTGGGATGAGCGCGAAATCGACACAAAATCACTGGTTGGCGAGTTATTTATGAAGACCGCAGGGATCAATGAAGCGCTGGTTCTGGCCTTCAACCCCCCTGCTATATTCGGCCTGGGCACCACCGGAGGCTTTGAGGTTTACCTGCAAAACAAAGCGGGTACAGACCCTGAACGTCTCAAGCAAGGCATGCAAATGCTAATGGGCGAAGCACAAAAGAGTCCGATACTTGCGGGTATTCAGACACTGTGGCGTCCGGATGCACCGCAGCTTAAAGTTCACATGGACCGGGAGCAGGCTCGTGCTATGGGCGTGAATATCAACTCAGCATTCAACGCGCTGGCTGCCAATCTGGGGAATTATTACGTCAATGATTTCAATAAATTTGGCCGAGCCTGGCAAGTGCTGTTATCGGCCGAGGCAGAATTCCGTATGACGCCAGAAGACGTTGGCCGTATCTATGTGAAAAACAACCGTGGCGAAATGGTGCCTATCTCAGCATTTACTGACATTGAGTACAGCCGAGGGCCGGAAACCCTGCAACGTTACAATAACCTGTCTGCTGTTAAGCTGATGGGTAATGCAGCGCCGGGATACAGCTCTGGTCAGGCCATTGCAGAGTTTGAGCGTATCGCAAAACAGGTTCTGCCTCCGGATATGACCTTTGAATGGACAGCCTCTGCTTATCAGGAAAAGCGCAGCTCAGGCACAACTGGCCTGGCACTTGGACTGGCTGTTGTGATGGTATTTTTAATCCTCGCGGCACTTTACGAGCGCTGGTCTCTGCCTATTTCGGTGTTACTGGCACTACCTTTTGGTACCTTTGGTGCACTTATCTCCATCTGGGTTGCAGGCTTAACCAATGACGTTTATTTCCAGATTGGCCTGGTCACCTTACTGGGTCTGGCCAGTAAAAACGCCATTCTTATCGTTGAGTACGCGCTGATGAAAACACAGCAAGGCTGGAGCCCGGCAGCAGCTGCACTGGAAGCAGCGCGGCTGAGGTTTCGCCCTATCATTATGACTTCGCTGGCCTTCATTCTGGGCGTAGTACCTCTGGTATTGAGCTCAGGCGCTGGTGCGGGTGCACGTCATAGTGTAGGTACCGGGGTCATGGGCGGCATGCTTGCTGCAACCTTCCTGGCAGTGTTCTTCCTGCCCCTATTCTTCTACTGGTTAACGGCAAGGCGTGTTTCTGAGAAACGCTCTAAACAGGAACTCAGTGAAGAGATTGCACAGCAGCACAAAGCTGAGCACGTAGATACCAAAGAAGATCTGGCCTAACTTTCCAGGTCGAATACAAGCGCCGATCACTCTATGAGTGCCGGCGCTTTTTTGTTTTTTACCTGAATAATCTTCCTAATCCCATCCGCTTACTTTTGATAACGGTTTCCTTGCTGGCTGTTCACCCTGTTTCCTTAGCCATTAGTCTAATTTCATGCCGATCCATCGGCTCTCGCTTGCAATGGGGCAAACTTTGTTATTTCTTTGAGTTATAGCTTATTACCATTTTAAGCTCCCTGATTGGTTTCGCAGGTGCACTGGATAATAAAAAGCAATGACAACAACAAGGAATAGATAATGACAACATCAGCAATGAACCCGACCCTCAGTTATCACCGAGGTCCCTCTGACACGCCTTTACTTGATCAAACCATTGGCGGCTTTCTGGAGCACATTGTCGAACAGTTCGGCGACCGTGAAGCAATTGTTGTTTGCCATCAGCAGCAGCGCCTCAGCTACCGGGAGTACCTTAAGCGTATTGATGAACTGGCAGCCGCCCTGTTATATTGCGGGATCCAGCCTGGCGACAGAGTTGGACTCTGGTCGCCCAATAACCTTGAGTGGTCTCTCGTACAATTTGCCACAGCGCGGATCGGTGCCATTATGGTGTGTCTGAATCCGGCGTACCGCCCTGCCGAGCTGGAGTTTGCGCTCAATAATGCGGGCTGTAAGATGCTCATTATGGCCACCCGGTTCAAACACAGTCACTATGTCGATATGCTTAAAGAGCTCGCCCCGCAGTTGGAAGAGCATTCTTTTGGTGAGCTATACGCACCTACACTGCCTGATCTGACCCATGTTGTGGTGATCCCCCAGCAAGGAGAACCAACCCCAGCAGAATTGTGTGATTTCAATCAGTTGCTTTCACTCGCGTCAGATCAAGATTACAACACCCTGCGCACTATCGGAGCCAGGTTAAGCCCCGACAACGCCATCAATATCCAGTTTACCTCAGGAACAACCGGCAACCCTAAGGGCGCAACATTAACCCATCGTAATATTCTCAATAATGCCAACCTGGTTGCGCAGACCATGCAACTTACAGAGCAGGATAAGCTCTGTATTCCGGTTCCGCTGTACCACTGTTTCGGTATGGTGCTGGGCAACCTGGTTTGTCTCAGCCAGGGGGCTTGCGCAGTGTTCCCCAACGATGCTTTCGATCCGCTTCTGACACTGCAAACCGTCGAGGCCGAGCAGTGTACGGCACTGCACGGCGTGCCTACTATGTTTATCGCACAACTGGAGCACGAGCAGTTTGATCAATTCGACCTGAGCTCACTCAGAACCGGTGTCATGGCGGGAGCCACTTGTCCGGAAAAAGTGATGCGTGATGTGCAGACAAAAATGCACATGATAGACATCTTAATTGGCTATGGCCAGACCGAATGCAGCCCCATTAATCATATTACTGAAGTGTCGGCCCCATTGATTAAACGAGTGACCACTGTCGGTCGTGCCATTGCCCATACTGAAGTGAAAATCATTGATGAAAGTGGTGAGCTTACTCTCAGGGGCGTGCCCGGCGAGGTGTGTGCTCGAGGATATTGTGTCATGCAAGGCTACTGGCAGGATGATGCCAAAACCCGGGCAACCATAGATGCACAAGGCTGGCTGCATTCTGGCGATCTGGGTGTAATGGATGACGAAGGGTATGTCACTATTGTGGGACGCATCAAAGACATGATCATCCGCGGCGGCGAAAACATCTACCCCCGGGAGATTGAAGAAGTTTTGTATCATCACCCTGACATTCAGGATGCGGCGGTATTTGGGATCAACGATGAAAAATATGGTGAAGAAGTTTGCGCCTGGCTTCAACTAAAACCGGATCATTATGTTGATGAGCTAGCCATTAAAACTTACTTACAAGACAAGCTTTCCTACTTCAAAGTCCCCAAACACATACGTATTGTAGATACTTACCCCATGACGGTGACTGGAAAACTACAAAAGTTCAAAATGCGCGAGGCGATGGAAAAATCCCTCAGCGAACCAGTTTAGCAAAGGGCGATATCTCGCCCTTCATCCACAACAGCTCAGCGTTAGCCAAGTCGCTTTATCGGCTAAAACGAAACGATTCTGGAGTAAAAAGACTGGCTCGGGCAATAAAATTTTAACTGCATAAACAACTAAATGCATAGAAATCGAACGCAATTTCTACTAGCCTAGTAACACGAGTTACGCTTTTTAAGCATCTTTCATGGTTGCCAATCATGCATTTGGGTAAACGGCTTTTTGTAGTCTATATCGTTTTGGTCTTGATGGCTGTTGCGCCAGCGTTGTGTTTTGGCAACATCCCAGTACTTGCTAATCAATACTCAGTTAAAAAGCTGACTGCTGAGGACGGCTTTGTCTCATCCGAAATCTATTCAATAATACAAGATCAGCAAGGCTTACTCTGGTTCGGTACCGCTGAGAATGGTGTGATGCGCTATGATGGCCGTAAGGTCACTCTGTTTGAGTTTGATGGTCAAAGTGACAGTGGCTTATCACACAATGATGCTGGCAACCTGATGTTAGATAGAAATGGCGACATTTGGATTGGCACCTGGGGTGGAGGTGCTAATCGCTATGACCCAAAGACCGGACAGTTCGAGAACTTTCTTCATGACCCTAAACAGCCAACCTCAATTTCAGCAAACCGGATCCAGTCTTTATATCATGATCTGGATGGTTCAATCTGGTTAGGCTCATATGATAGTGGCCTTAATCGATACCTGGGAGAGGGTAAGTTTGAGCACGTCAGTAAAAGCACTGACTCAGTCTCCGGCCTGTCTCACAATCGAATATGGGACATCGAAAATGATGGTATGGACCGCCTTTGGATAGCCACCAGTTACGGCCTGAACCTCTACGATAAAACCACGCAACGCTTTAACTATTTTTTCCCTGACCCAACAAACACCACCCCCACTGGTACCAATGAAATCAGGCACATTTTAAAAACGTCGCATAACAAACTATACGTCGGAACCCAGCAAGGACCTTTTGCATTCGACCCTGCCAGTGCTGAGTTCAGTAAAATTGGCGCTCAAGATGGCACCGACCTCGGACAGGTGAACTCAATGATTGAGGATCAGGAGGGTTATATCTGGTTTGTTACCAGTAAAGGTGTATTCAGGCGGCACCCGTCAAATGAAGAATTAGTGCAACTGGAACTTGAGTACAATAATGGCATGCGGATAATATTTGAAGACAATGCCAAAACGCTGTGGATCACCAATGAAGTACACGGTATTTTTAAACTGGTCCCACATCGTAAATTCAAATCCATCAGCAATTCAATGCTCAAAGCACCAAATGGGATTGCTGCAGATAAAAATGGAGACCTGCTTGTTGTCAATTCGACTTCACACTTGCTCAGGTGGGATGTTGCATCTCAAACCCTACACCCCCTTTCTGAGCCGCTATTTAATGAATCTAACGGCTTTAGTGAAAATCGACTCCTTGAGCGCCCGGTTTTACATCTTGATGCCGATGCCACTTTGTGGGTCGCGCAGGATGAAGGGTTAGCACAGTTCAACCTGGATACACGTGACGTGACAATTATTCGTTATCCAAAGGATGACCCAAACCACAGGCAATTTAGAGAAATAAGAGCGCTTGCCGTTGATAAACAAGGCAACCTCTGGGTAGGTACATACAAAAACGGAGTTTACATTTATAACCCGGACACTAGCACCTTCAGACACCTCGATACCTCCTATGGCTTGTCACATCCAGAAGTGCTAACCATATACAAAGATGATACCCACAACATGTGGGTCGGCACCGGTAATGGTGTAAACTTGTGGCTTGAAAAAGAGCAAATTTTTCAGCCCTTTGTGAATAACCCATATCGTGAAGACAGCCTGCTTGGCAGCATTGTACAGGATATCTACCAAACCCAGGATGGGCAGATCTGGATTGCCACCCAGCAAGGGCTCAACCTGTATCAGGCCAAGACAAACAACTTTACGCACTTTAGCACACAAAATGGCCTGCCAAGCAACTTGATCCGCGCTATCTCTGACGATATGAGAGGTAATTTATGGCTAACTACAAACCGAGGCATCACTAAGTTTTCACCGTCTACGGGGAAAGTGAGTAATTTTGACAGCCATAATGGATTGCTTGGATTAAATTACTACTCCGATAGCCTGGTCAAAGCCAAACGAGACCTGCTCTTTACCAGTAGTCAGCGCGGTATCGAATATTTCAGTACACGTCCTTTGCAATCAACCCTCAAAGACCCAACGCTTATCTTGACGGGCTTTAATAAAATGGGCCAGTCCGTCAAGCTTGATAAACCCTATTCATACGTCACAGATATCTACCTTACCTACCTGGATTATATTTTTTCTCTTGAGTTTTCCGTGCTTGATTTTGTGTCGCCTAATAAAAACCAGTATGCCTATAAACTTGAAGGCTATGACGACAACTGGATAGACATTGGCAACCGAAACTCAGCCACGTTCACAAATCTGGATGGTGGCACCTATACATTTCAGGTAAAAGCCACGAATAGTAGAGGTGAATGGAGCGAGCAACTGTTATCTATTAACTTACACGTTGCCCCACCGCCCTGGAAAACCTGGTGGGCCTACACACTCTATGCCATAGCATGTGCTTTGCTTATTTTTACCGTCATCTATCTGCGCACCCGCATGCAAAAAGCGGAAATCAATCGCCAAAAGCAATTCGTAGTGCAACTCGAAGAGCAAGTTTCACAGAAAACGGCTTCTTTGAAGTCACAAGCGATGGAACTTGAAGCTGCACTCAAAAAAGCAGAGCAAGCAACCCGACTGAAATCTGAATTTTTAGCCAACATGAGTCATGAGATAAGAACCCCAATGAACGGGGTGCTGGGCATGCTGGAGCTTCTCAAGCACAGCGAATTAACACCTGAGCAGGCGCATTCTGTCGGCATTGCCAGTAACAGTGCTCACTCCTTACTGAGCCTGATCAACGATATTCTGGATTTTTCGAAGATTGAGGCTGACAAACTGGAACTTGAGTTCATCGATTTCGATGTCAGACAGCTATTTGAGCAGCTGGCTGAATCCATGGCGCTCGGCGCTCAAACGAAAGGCGTCGGCTTAGTCATCGACCTGACGGGTATCCAAACAGCCATGATTAATTCAGACCCAGGCAGGATCCGACAAATCGCGGCAAACATCCTGAGTAATGCAATTAAGTTTACTGAGCAAGGCGAAATCGTGATGAGCGCGTCTTTGACTCATTCTATCAGTGAAGACAAAACCCTACTCACCTGTCGCATTCAGGATACCGGGATTGGCATACCCGAAGAGATGCTTTCAAGCTTGTTTGATTCCTTCACCCAGGTTGATGCTTCCACCACCAGAAAATATGGCGGGACTGGATTGGGCCTGAGTATAACCAAACGGCTATGCCAGTTGCTGGGTGGCGATGTGTCTGTTTCTAGCACCGTTGGGAGCGGCAGTTGTTTTGAATTCACATGTCAGGTCAACCCATGTGAGATCACAGAACCAAATGCCCCCGCATTTTCGTCATTGAACATCCATGCCCTGCTAGTGGACTCGGATACCTCAAGTAACGAAGTTATAAAGCATCAGCTCGAGCGTTGGGAAGTACAAGTTAGCGAAGCGCACAGCGCAGAGCAGGCTTTGCAGATACTCTCTGCAAGCAGCATTGACATTGTGTTTTTCAGCAGAACACTGCCCACAATGAGTAGTGAGTTAATGACCCATGAGATCAGACAAAACCGCCAGCTTAGTCAGCTAAAGCTCATCATGATGACGCTACTGGATGAACAGTTTGATGCGGTTGAATCAAGCCCGGTGCCCCTGGATGGCTACTTCACAAAACCAGCTACCCAACACGATTTGATGAAAGCACTGTCTGGCTTAGTGCCCACTAATAGTCTGGAAGAGGGTACCAAACCCAGCCACAAACCAGATCAGGACGATATACAAAACTTCCCATGGGCAAAAGACACCCATGTATTGCTGGTCGAGGACAATAAAGTAAACCAATTAGTTGCAACGCGGATCT contains the following coding sequences:
- a CDS encoding AMP-binding protein is translated as MTTSAMNPTLSYHRGPSDTPLLDQTIGGFLEHIVEQFGDREAIVVCHQQQRLSYREYLKRIDELAAALLYCGIQPGDRVGLWSPNNLEWSLVQFATARIGAIMVCLNPAYRPAELEFALNNAGCKMLIMATRFKHSHYVDMLKELAPQLEEHSFGELYAPTLPDLTHVVVIPQQGEPTPAELCDFNQLLSLASDQDYNTLRTIGARLSPDNAINIQFTSGTTGNPKGATLTHRNILNNANLVAQTMQLTEQDKLCIPVPLYHCFGMVLGNLVCLSQGACAVFPNDAFDPLLTLQTVEAEQCTALHGVPTMFIAQLEHEQFDQFDLSSLRTGVMAGATCPEKVMRDVQTKMHMIDILIGYGQTECSPINHITEVSAPLIKRVTTVGRAIAHTEVKIIDESGELTLRGVPGEVCARGYCVMQGYWQDDAKTRATIDAQGWLHSGDLGVMDDEGYVTIVGRIKDMIIRGGENIYPREIEEVLYHHPDIQDAAVFGINDEKYGEEVCAWLQLKPDHYVDELAIKTYLQDKLSYFKVPKHIRIVDTYPMTVTGKLQKFKMREAMEKSLSEPV
- a CDS encoding hybrid sensor histidine kinase/response regulator, with product MHLGKRLFVVYIVLVLMAVAPALCFGNIPVLANQYSVKKLTAEDGFVSSEIYSIIQDQQGLLWFGTAENGVMRYDGRKVTLFEFDGQSDSGLSHNDAGNLMLDRNGDIWIGTWGGGANRYDPKTGQFENFLHDPKQPTSISANRIQSLYHDLDGSIWLGSYDSGLNRYLGEGKFEHVSKSTDSVSGLSHNRIWDIENDGMDRLWIATSYGLNLYDKTTQRFNYFFPDPTNTTPTGTNEIRHILKTSHNKLYVGTQQGPFAFDPASAEFSKIGAQDGTDLGQVNSMIEDQEGYIWFVTSKGVFRRHPSNEELVQLELEYNNGMRIIFEDNAKTLWITNEVHGIFKLVPHRKFKSISNSMLKAPNGIAADKNGDLLVVNSTSHLLRWDVASQTLHPLSEPLFNESNGFSENRLLERPVLHLDADATLWVAQDEGLAQFNLDTRDVTIIRYPKDDPNHRQFREIRALAVDKQGNLWVGTYKNGVYIYNPDTSTFRHLDTSYGLSHPEVLTIYKDDTHNMWVGTGNGVNLWLEKEQIFQPFVNNPYREDSLLGSIVQDIYQTQDGQIWIATQQGLNLYQAKTNNFTHFSTQNGLPSNLIRAISDDMRGNLWLTTNRGITKFSPSTGKVSNFDSHNGLLGLNYYSDSLVKAKRDLLFTSSQRGIEYFSTRPLQSTLKDPTLILTGFNKMGQSVKLDKPYSYVTDIYLTYLDYIFSLEFSVLDFVSPNKNQYAYKLEGYDDNWIDIGNRNSATFTNLDGGTYTFQVKATNSRGEWSEQLLSINLHVAPPPWKTWWAYTLYAIACALLIFTVIYLRTRMQKAEINRQKQFVVQLEEQVSQKTASLKSQAMELEAALKKAEQATRLKSEFLANMSHEIRTPMNGVLGMLELLKHSELTPEQAHSVGIASNSAHSLLSLINDILDFSKIEADKLELEFIDFDVRQLFEQLAESMALGAQTKGVGLVIDLTGIQTAMINSDPGRIRQIAANILSNAIKFTEQGEIVMSASLTHSISEDKTLLTCRIQDTGIGIPEEMLSSLFDSFTQVDASTTRKYGGTGLGLSITKRLCQLLGGDVSVSSTVGSGSCFEFTCQVNPCEITEPNAPAFSSLNIHALLVDSDTSSNEVIKHQLERWEVQVSEAHSAEQALQILSASSIDIVFFSRTLPTMSSELMTHEIRQNRQLSQLKLIMMTLLDEQFDAVESSPVPLDGYFTKPATQHDLMKALSGLVPTNSLEEGTKPSHKPDQDDIQNFPWAKDTHVLLVEDNKVNQLVATRILEHLGVTIDIAENGIEALDKLSDTETQVYTLVLMDCQMPKMDGYEATRRIRSAQAGNHYTDIPIIAMTANAMQGDRQKCLDAGMDDYITKPIESAKVTEKLEYWVNKTTIT